The proteins below come from a single Branchiostoma floridae strain S238N-H82 chromosome 5, Bfl_VNyyK, whole genome shotgun sequence genomic window:
- the LOC118415484 gene encoding myosin-7-like: protein MPAYGPSLMDQPSEWFLAGKPDEMRKLKTAPYDPKKNFWAPDKKEIFVKVEAKSEKGDDVTCVAAGGATVVVKKSKLLPQNPSKFACADDMVNMTFLHEAAVLGNLRERYENTLIYTYSGLFCVVINPFKLLPIYTANVVDTYRGKRRTEVPPHLFCVVDNAYQNMVSERQCQSCLITGESGAGKTENTKKVIAYLAMVAGTPGGGQEKKIGLEEQIVQTNPVLEAFGNAKTVRNNNSSRFGKFIRIHFTKVGKLSGADIESYLLEKSRVVDQLPGMERGYHIFFLIMSNGIPAVTERIMTGTDPSVYHFVKEGVYTVAGMDDQEEMRLTDEGFDILGFKNEEKNSVYDFCAGILHMGNLKYVDKKEQGDCDDPAPAEKAGRLFGVDGMQLLNNILKPRVKVGNEFVTKGQTGQQCMNSTSGLAKGIYGKVFKYLIDVCNVTLATEHERAFFIGVLDIAGFEIFELNSLDQICINYTNEKLQQFFNHHMFVQEQEEYKAEQIEWTFVDFGMDLAACLELIEKKGGLLPTLEEQCIMPKASDQTFIEKLHNTHLGKHPKYGKPKPGKKKYEAHFELGHYAGPVAYNISNWLDKNKDPVNESAVITLKGSKNPLMPFIWADYQTAEEQAADKSGGKRKKSGSMQTVTSVHREQLGSLMANLHATYPSFVRCLIPNEIKTGGIIDGPLVFNQLTCNGVLEGIRICQKGFPNRSIYADFFDRYKVLAADLFDPNEFLEGREACQMILDKIKLEKARYSCGLNKVFFKAGTLAILEEIREEKVNEIYVKMQARVLGKLQRRKYMKLWGSRAAVGTLQRNIRAWFRLRNDWWIKMYQALQPKLTGGMAEELLKETKIKFAAMEKHYEKVTKDRAELQAKYNDVQAAKDKINELLFNERDIMLNGEERVNSLLKEKAELDAQLQEIEERVEDVSDQNRQMESKKMKAEQECDEMKKEIESISLKLSKREKDKQEVEDKLRAMTEEVAVNDELIGKLGREKKKLEELNAQTLDDLQSEEDKTQNLTKLKVKLEQTLDDLEDNLEHDKKIRADVDRVKRKLENDLKNAQDLVIELERYKVELEEKLKKKEFEINALNTKVEDETSLATQQQKKTKELQGRIEELEEELETERAARAKLERQRAELSRELEDIGEKLEESSGATAAQVEQNKKREAELQKVRRELEEATIGHEAATASLRKKHNDTVADMSESVENLQRAKAKLEKEKNSLRVEVDDLASNVEQVTKQRVQAEKMNKQLEDQHVEANQRLEENARGAQELGSLKTRLTAENNDLQRQLEESEGIANQLSRTKSMLTQQMEEVKRQLEEETKGKNGLAHQLRATQSDCDALRESLEEEQEAKSEIQRNLAKANSEVAAWRSKYETDAIQRTEELEEAKKKLAARLQDAEEQVESANAKCASLEKTKNRLAGEVEDLMLDVEKANTLASQLEKKQRLVDKQMTEWRMKCETLGAELEASQKEHRAYQTELLKLKNVFDEGVEALDALKKENKVLQEEINDLNDQLSESAKNIHELEKTKKRLVVEKEELQNALDEAEGALEIEQGKVVRTQLELAQLKGDIEKKIAEKEEEFESSRKNQARAMDSVQASIEIETKQKGEAQRAKKFLEGHLNEVEVQLETANRSNAEARKTIAKLHSQIQEMQVTIDDEQRQRDEIREQYNMSERKCQMLVSEADEVRGALDNAERARKVADSQLVETNERLGELSTQNSALSGHKRKLDGDLSQIQSELEEVISDHKSTEERAKKAMADTSRMAEDLRVEQENSQHAEKVKRNLDANMKDLQRRLDEAEAIALKGGKRAIQKQENRIRDLENEIAHHSRLHQEDLKQLRKNERRLKEMSFQADEDRKNQERIQELVEKLQLKIKTFKRQVEEAEEQASSNMAKYRKTQHEYEDNLERAEIAESSLNKLRSKSRV, encoded by the exons AAGAAGAACTTCTGGGCTCCTGATAAAAAGGAGATCTTTGTCAAGGTCGAGGCAAAGAGCGAGAaaggtgatgacgtcacctgcGTGGCTGCTGGAGGAGCG ACTGTTGTCGTCAAGAAGTCCAAGCTGCTGCCACAGAACCCGTCCAAGTTCGCCTGCGCAGATGACATGGTGAACATGACCTTCCTGCACGAGGCCGCTGTGCTGGGTAACCTGAGGGAGCGTTATGAGAACACTCTCATCTAC ACCTACTCCGGCCTGTTCTGCGTCGTGATCAACCCCTTCAAGCTCCTGCCCATCTACACCGCAAACGTGGTTGACACGTACCGCGGCAAGAGGCGTACGGAGGTGCCGCCCCATCTCTTCTGCGTGGTGGACAATGCCTACCAGAACATGGTGTCAGAGCGTCAGTGCCAATCCTGCCTCATCAC TGGCGAGTCTGGTGCCGGGAAGACTGAGAACACGAAGAAGGTTATTGCGTACCTGGCCATGGTTGCTGGAACTCCCGGTGGTGGCCAGGAGAAGAAG ATCGGTCTAGAGGAGCAGATCGTGCAGACTAACCCTGTACTGGAGGCTTTTGGTAACGCCAAGACTGTGAGGAACAACAACTCCTCCCGATTC GGTAAATTCATCCGTATCCACTTCACCAAAGTTGGCAAGCTGTCCGGAGCTGACATCGAGAGCT ATCTGCTGGAGAAGTCCCGTGTTGTGGACCAGCTGCCCGGCATGGAGCGTGGTTACCACATCTTCTTCCTGATCATGTCCAACGGCATCCCGGCTGTCACGG AGCGCATCATGACTGGCACGGACCCCTCCGTGTACCACTTCGTGAAGGAGGGTGTGTACACCGTGGCCGGTATGGACGACCAGGAGGAGATGCGTCTAACGGACGAGGGTTTCGACATCCTGGGCTTTAAGAATGAGGAAAAGAACAGTGTCTACGACTTCTGTGCCGGCATCCTGCATATGGGAAATCTGAAGTACGTGGACAAGAAAGAGCAGGGAGACTGCGACGATCCTGCTC CTGCGGAGAAAGCAGGCCGGCTGTTCGGCGTCGATGGCATGCAACTTTTGAACAACATCTTGAAGCCACGTGTCAAGGTCGGCAACGAGTTTGTCACGAAAGGCCAGACTGGCCAACAGTGTATGAACTCCACTAGTGGCTTGGCCAAGGGTATCTATGGCAAGGTCTTCAAGTACCTGATCGACGTATGTAACGTGACCCTGGCTACTGAGCACGAGAGAGCCTTCTTCATTGGTGTGCTGGATATCGCTGGCTTTGAGATCTTCGAG CTCAACAGTCTCGATCAGATCTGTATCAACTACACCAACGAGAAGCTGCAGCAGTTCTTCAACCACCACATGTTCGTACAAGAGCAGGAGGAGTACAAGGCCGAGCAGATCGAATGGACCTTTGTCGACTTCGGGATGGACTTGGCGGCCTGCTTGGAACTGattgaaaag AAAGGAGGCCTGTTGCCAACGCTGGAGGAACAGTGTATCATGCCTAAGGCCTCTGACCAGACCTTCATCGAGAAGCTGCACAACACTCATCTGGGCAAGCATCCCAAGTACGGCAAGCCCAAGCCAGGCAAGAAGAAGTACGAGGCTCACTTTGAGCTGGGTCACTACGCCGGACCTGTGGCCTACAACATCTCCAACTGGCTGGACAAGAACAAGGACCCAGTGAACGAGAGCGCTGTCATCACCCTGAAGGGCAGCAAGAACCCGCTTATGCCTTTCATTTGGGCAGACTACCAGACAGCAGAAGAGCAGGCTG CTGACAAAAGTGGCGGCAAAAGGAAGAAGAGCGGTTCCATGCAGACTGTTACCAGTGTTCACAGG GAGCAACTTGGATCCCTGATGGCCAACCTCCACGCCACCTACCCCAGCTTCGTGCGTTGCCTGATCCCCAACGAAATCAAGACTGGTGGTATCATCGACGGGCCTCTGGTCTTCAACCAGCTGACTTGCAACGGTGTACTTGAGGGTATCCGTATCTGTCAGAAGGGATTCCCCAACAGGAGTATCTATGCCGACTTCTTCGACAG GTACAAGGTCCTCGCCGCTGATTTGTTCGATCCCAACGAATTTTTGGAGGGTAGGGAAGCCTGCCAGATGATCTTGGACAAAATCAAGCTTGAGAAGGCCAGGTATTCCTGTGGTCTCAACAAGGTGTTCTTCAAGGCCGGCACCCTGGCTATCCTTGAGGAGATCCGCGAGGAGAAAGTCAACGAAATCTATGTGAAAATGCAAGCTCGCGTCTTAGGCAAGCTCCAGCGGAGGAAGTACATGAAGCTGTGGGGTTCAAG AGCTGCTGTCGGCACACTGCAGCGCAACATCCGTGCATGGTTCAGGCTGCGCAACGACTGGTGGATCAAGATGTACCAGGCGCTGCAGCCCAAGCTGACTGGAGGCATGGCAGAGGAACTGCTCAAGGAAACCAAGATAAAATTCGCG GCAATGGAAAAACACTATGAGAAGGTTACCAAGGATCGGGCTGAGTTACAAGCAAAGTACAACGACGTCCAAGCCGCCAAGGACAAGATCAATGAGCTTCTATTCAAC GAGAGAGACATCATGCTGAACGGCGAGGAGCGCGTGAACTCCCTGCTGAAGGAGAAGGCAGAACTGGACGCTCAGCTGCAGGAAATCGAGGAGCGCGTGGAGGATGTTTCCGACCAGAACAGGCAGATGGAGTCCAAGAAGATGAAG GCGGAGCAGGAATGCGACGAGATGAAGAAGGAAATTGAATCCATCTCGCTCAAACTAAGCAAGAGGGAGAAGGACAAACAGGAGGTGGAGGACAAACTGCGCGCCATGACTGAGGAGGTGGCCGTGAACGACGAGCTGATCGGCAAGCTCGGCCGCGAGAAGAAGAAGCTGGAGGAGCTCAATGCG CAAACCCTGGATGACCTCCAGTCCGAGGAAGACAAGACCCAGAACCTCACCAAGCTCAAAGTCAAGCTGGAGCAGACCTTGGATGAC CTTGAGGACAACCTGGAGCATGACAAGAAAATCCGTGCGGATGTTGACCGCGTCAAGAGGAAGCTGGAGAACGACCTGAAGAACGCCCAGGATCTGGTGATTGAACTGGAGCGCTACAAGGTTGAACTTGAGGAGAAGCTGAAGAA GAAAGAGTTTGAGATCAACGCCCTGAACACTAAGGTTGAGGACGAGACTTCCCTGGCAACTCAGCAGCAGAAGAAGACTAAGGAGCTGCAGGGCAGGATCGAGGAGCTGGAGGAGGAACTGGAGACAGAAAGAGCAGCCCGTGCAAAA CTGGAGAGGCAGCGTGCCGAACTCTCGCGTGAGTTGGAAGACATCGGTGAGAAGCTTGAAGAATCTAGCGGTGCGACAGCTGCACAGGTTGAGCAGAACAAGAAGCGCGAGGCTGAGCTTCAGAAG GTTCGTCGTGAGCTGGAGGAGGCTACCATTGGCCATGAAGCTGCCACCGCCAGCTTGAGGAAGAAGCACAACGACACCGTGGCGGACATGTCTGAGTCAGTCGAGAATCTGCAGAGGGCCAAGGCCAagctggagaaggagaagaactcCCTCAGGGTGGAGGTCGATGATCTGGCTTCCAACGTTGAGCAGGTCACCAAGCAGAGG GTCCAAGCTGAGAAAATGAACAAGCAGCTTGAAGATCAGCACGTGGAGGCCAACCAAAGGCTGGAGGAGAATGCCCGTGGTGCACAAGAACTGGGATCACTGAAAACACGCTTGACCGCAGAGAACAACGACCTGCAGCGCCAGCTGGAGGAGTCAGAAGGAATTGCAAACCAGCTCAGCAG AACCAAGAGCATGCTTACACAACAGATGGAGGAAGTCAAACGACAGCTCGAGGAGGAGACCAAGGGAAAGAACGGCCTAGCTCACCAGCTGCGTGCTACTCAGTCAGACTGCGATGCTCTGCGTGAGTCCCTGGAGGAGGAGCAGGAGGCCAAGTCCGAGATTCAGCGCAACCTGGCCAAGGCTAACTCTGAGGTGGCGGCATGGCGCTCTAAGTATGAGACCGACGCCATCCAGAGGACCGAGGAGTTGGAGGAGGCCAAGAAGAAACTGGCAGCCCGTCTGCAAGACGCCGAGGAGCAGGTTGAGTCCGCCAACGCCAAGTGTGCCAGCCTGGAGAAGACCAAGAACAGGTTGGCTGGCGAGGTGGAGGACCTGATGTTGGATGTGGAAAAGGCCAACACACTGGCGTCTCAGCTGGAGAAGAAGCAGCGTCTGGTCGACAAACAGATGACCGAATGGAGGATGAAGTGCGAAACTCTGGGCGCCGAGTTGGAAGCATCCCAGAAGGAACATCGCGCCTACCAGACCGAGCTTCTGAAGCTGAAGAATGTCTTCGACGAAGGCGTGGAGGCTCTTGATGCCTTGAAGAAGGAGAATAAGGTCTTGCAAG AGGAAATTAACGACCTGAACGACCAATTATCGGAGAGTGCAAAGAACATCCACGAACTTGAGAAGACCAAGAAGCGCCTGGTCGTTGAAAAGGAGGAGCTCCAGAACGCATTGGACGAGGCTGAGGGCGCTCTTGAGATTGAACAGGGCAAA GTTGTCAGAACTCAGCTTGAACTGGCTCAGCTGAAGGGTGACATCGAGAAGAAGATCGCCGAAAAGGAAGAGGAGTTTGAAAGCTCACG TAAAAACCAGGCTCGTGCCATGGATAGCGTGCAGGCCTCTATAGAGATCGAGACAAAACAGAAGGGAGAAGCACAACGAGCGAAGAAATTCCTGGAAGGCCATCTCAACGAGGTTGAGGTTCAGCTGGAGACCGCCAACAGGTCCAACGCTGAGGCCAGGAAGACCATTGCCAAGCTGCACTCCCAAATCCAGGAGATGCAG GTTACCATTGACGACGAACAGCGGCAGCGCGATGAGATCCGTGAGCAGTACAACATGTCTGAGCGCAAGTGCCAGATGCTGGTGAGCGAAGCTGAtgag GTGCGAGGCGCACTGGACAACGCAGAAAGAGCTCGTAAGGTCGCTGATTCTCAGCTAGTTGAAACCAACGAGAGGCTTGGTGAGCTGAGCACACAGAACTCAGCCCTGTCCGGACACAAGCGGAAGCTGGACGGTGACCTGTCGCAGATCCAGTCCGAGCTGGAAGAGGTCATCAGTGACCACAAGAGTACAGAGGAGAGGGCTAAGAAAGCCATGGCTGAT ACATCCCGTATGGCTGAGGATCTGCGTGTGGAGCAGGAGAACTCTCAGCACGCCGAGAAGGTGAAGCGAAACTTGGACGCCAACATGAAGGACCTGCAGCGCCGCCTGGATGAGGCTGAGGCCATCGCACTCAAGGGAGGCAAGCGTGCCATCCAGAAGCAAGAGAACAGG ATCCGCGATCTGGAGAACGAGATTGCCCACCACAGCCGCCTGCACCAGGAGGACCTGAAGCAGCTGCGTAAGAACGAGCGTCGTCTCAAGGAGATGAGCTTCCAGGCCGACGAGGACCGCAAGAACCAGGAGCGCATCCAGGAGCTGGTCGAGAAGCTGCAGCTGAAGATCAAGACCTTCAAGCGCCAAGTGGAGGAGGCT GAGGAGCAGGCATCTTCCAACATGGCCAAGTACCGCAAGACCCAGCACGAGTACGAGGACAACCTGGAGCGTGCCGAGATCGCCGAGAGCTCCCTCAACAAGCTTCGCTCCAAGTCTCGCGTGTAA